The sequence TCAAGGCGTTGCCGTTACCCGCATCGGTAACATTGCCGCCCAGTGTGTTCACCGCGCCACCGACTTGCGCCACCACGCCTTTGAGCGGGTCGCCGAGACCGGTCGCATCGCCGACTTTGTCAGTGGTGCTTTCAACCATCGCAATCACCGGCACCAGGCTACTGCCGAGTTTGTTCGTCAGTTGACTGGTCGGGCCGCTGGTCAGCGTGGTGTCGAGGGTATTGCCGAGCATGGTGACTTTCTCGCCGACCCCATCAAGCAGCGGTGCGACTTTGGTGACCACACCGCCCACCACTGGCACGCTGCTGGTGGCAGTGGATAGCTTGGCGCTGAGGTCGGAGACGCCGTTGCCGACATCCGTCACTACACCGCCAACCGAAGCAACGGTGGTGGTCAGGCCATTGGGATCGGTGGCCAGTTTGCCAACGCCATCGGTGATGCCATCACCCAAGGTGCTGACAACATTGCCTGCGGTGTTGGCCGCACTCTGCACCACGCCACCGACCACAGGCACGGTGCTCAGGGAATCGCCGATCTGGCCAACGCCATCGCCGACGCCAGCGACGGTTGTACCGACATCCTGCACCAGCGTGGTGGTTACCAGCGGTGTAGTGGTTGGATTGGTCGGGTTGGTTGGATCAGTCGGATCGGTCGGATTAGTCGGGTTGGTCGGATCGGTACCACCGGTTCCGCCAGTACCGCCTGTGCCACCGGTTCCGCCAGTGCCTGCAGTATCACCGGTGCCACCCGTGCCACCCGTGCCACCCGTACCGTCAGTACCCGATGTGCCGCCAGTCCCTGCGGTGCCGTCCGCCGCCGAACTG comes from Pseudomonas sp. RU47 and encodes:
- a CDS encoding collagen-like triple helix repeat-containing protein; the protein is MKTQNVWCKSAIVIALMLSLGLAGCSSGGGGHKSSSGSSAADGTAGTGGTSGTDGTGGTGGTGGTGDTAGTGGTGGTGGTGGTGGTDPTNPTNPTDPTDPTNPTNPTTTPLVTTTLVQDVGTTVAGVGDGVGQIGDSLSTVPVVGGVVQSAANTAGNVVSTLGDGITDGVGKLATDPNGLTTTVASVGGVVTDVGNGVSDLSAKLSTATSSVPVVGGVVTKVAPLLDGVGEKVTMLGNTLDTTLTSGPTSQLTNKLGSSLVPVIAMVESTTDKVGDATGLGDPLKGVVAQVGGAVNTLGGNVTDAGNGNALTNTLGGALSDTGTAVAKAGGLVSNGTGSGTGGVGGGLGGTGLLQTVGGAVVNVGSGLAAGNGTLAAPGNVLAAAGNTVASLNTVLGGSGTPITATTSPLATVGATLGTSLNPVTSGVTNVTQQLGAATGIGSPVAGLTGQVGGAVSSIGGSIAATNNPVTTAVGGLVTNVGGTVAAVGGLVNGGTSGGTTGGSLGGVLGGLTGALGGNTR